The following proteins are co-located in the Triticum aestivum cultivar Chinese Spring chromosome 1A, IWGSC CS RefSeq v2.1, whole genome shotgun sequence genome:
- the LOC123052328 gene encoding protein ARABIDILLO 1: protein MTTRRVRRRTCRDKGKGKEVVEEGRAVEAGSSPPRDWVPAGDGDGGGEAVAGEAVDWTLLPDDTVLQLFGRLSYRDRASLVATCQTWRGLGSSPCLWSTLDLRAHRCDAEVASSLASRCGGLQRLRLRGHEAAVAVASALGARDLREVVAEGCRGLTDATLAVLAARHEALESLQIGPDPLERISSDALRHVALCCSRLRRLHLSGLREADSDAIGALARYCPLLEDVALLDCGTVDEAALGDIHSLRFLSIAGCYNVKWATASASWAQLPLLVAVDVSRTDVSPNAVARLISHSKTLELICALNCKFVEEEQAHSPTAFSNSKGKLVLTITCPIFKSLASLFPAEAVEEHGVFNECNWRNKRKILGVMMNWLEWILSQSLLRIAECNPYGMDDFWLQQGTSMLLSLVKSSQEDVQERAATTIATFVVIDDETANVDAARSEAVMRDGGIPLLLDLARCSRVSAQSEAAKAIANLSVNAKVAKVVADEGGIAIFTNLAKSTNRLVAEEAAGGLWNLSVGEEHKAAIAAAGGIKALVDLIFRWPAGTDGVLERAAGALANLAADDKCSLEVAKAGGVHALVTLARSCKLEGVLEQAARALANLAAHGDNNNNNAAVGQEAGALEALVQLTCSQNEGVRQEAAGALWNLSFDDRNREAIAAAGGVEALVSLAQQCLNASEGLQERAAGALWGLSVSESNSIAIGQEGGVAPLLTMAQSEVEDVHETAAGALWNLAFYSSNAHRIVEEGGVPILVHLCSSSGSKMARFMSALALAYMFDGRMDEAAIVGTSSEGSSKGVNVEGARRMALKHIEIFVLTFSDPQVFSMAAASSAPAALSQVAEAVFIQEAGHLRCSGAEIGRFIAMLRNPTPVLRACAAFALLQFSIPGGRHATHHADLLQNVGAARVLRAAAAATSASIEAKVFARIVLRNLEHHQAGTST, encoded by the exons ATGACGACCCGGCGGGTGAGGCGGCGCACGTGCAGggacaaggggaaggggaaggaggTTGTGGAGGAGGGGCGGGCGGTGGAGGCCGGCTCATCGCCGCCGCGGGACTGGGTGCCGgcgggggatggggatgggggcggcgaggcggtggccggcgaggcCGTGGACTGGACGCTGCTTCCGGATGACACCGTGCTGCAGCTGTTTGGCCGGCTGAGCTACCGCGACCGCGCCAGCTTGGTGGCGACCTGCCAGACCTGGAGGGGGCTCGGGTCGTCGCCGTGCCTGTGGAGCACGCTCGACCTCCGCGCGCACCGTTGCGACGCTGAGGTCGCCTCGTCGCTGGCCTCGCGGTGCGGGGGCCTGCAGCGGCTGCGGCTGCGGGGTCATGAGGCGGCTGTGGCGGTGGCCTCCGCCCTCGGCGCCCGCGACCTCCGAGAGGTGGTGGCCGAAGGCTGCAGGGGACTCACTGACGCCACTCTTGCAGTCCTGGCCGCTCGACACGAGGCGCTGGAGAGTCTCCAGATCGGTCCAGACCCCCTTGAGCGCATCTCCAGCGACGCCCTCCGCCATGTCGCTCTTTGCTGCTCCCGCCTCCGTCGCCTCCACCTCTCGGGTCTCCGTGAAGCTGACTCTGATGCCATAGGAGCGCTGGCGCGCTACTGCCCCCTCCTTGAGGACGTTGCCTTGCTCGACTGCGGCACTGTAGATGAGGCTGCCCTTGGTGACATCCACTCCCTCCGATTCCTCTCCATAGCAGGATGCTACAACGTGAAATGGGCTACAGCATCCGCCTCATGGGCCCAGCTTCCCTTGCTAGTCGCCGTCGACGTCTCCCGCACTGATGTCTCTCCAAATGCTGTCGCTCGTCTAATCTCCCACTCCAAAACCCTCGAGCTTATATGTGCTCTTAACTGCAAATTTGTCGAAGAGGAACAAGCACACAGTCCCACTGCATTTAGCAACTCCAAGGGCAAGCTTGTGCTTACCATTACATGCCCCATTTTTAAATCACTCGCTTCACTGTTTCCTGCCGAGGCTGTGGAGGAGCACGGCGTGTTCAATGAGTGTAATTGGAGGAACAAAAGGAAAATACTTGGTGTCATGATGAACTGGCTCGAGTGGATCCTATCACAGTCGCTTCTTCGGATTGCGGAGTGCAATCCATATGGCATGGATGACTTCTGGTTGCAGCAGGGCACATCAATGCTGCTGAGCCTGGTGAAGAGCTCACAGGAGGATGTGCAGGAGCGTGCAGCTACAACAATTGCTACATTTGTGGTTATTGACGATGAAACTGCGAATGTGGATGCTGCAAGGTCGGAGGCGGTAATGCGGGATGGAGGCATTCCGCTTCTGCTGGACCTTGCAAGGTGCTCAAGGGTGAGTGCTCAGTCTGAAGCAGCAAAG GCTATTGCCAACCTATCGGTGAATGCGAAGGTTGCAAAGGTGGTTGCAGATGAAGGAGGTATCGCCATTTTCACTAATTTGGCTAAGTCGACGAATCGACTTGTTGCTGAAGAAGCTGCTGGTGGCCTTTGGAACCTCTCCGTGGGTGAGGAGCACAAG GCGGCTATTGCGGCAGCTGGTGGTATAAAGGCTTTGGTTGATCTTATATTTCGTTGGCCTGCTGGGACTGATGGAGTTCTT GAACGTGCTGCTGGTGCGCTTGCAAACCTAGCTGCTGATGACAAGTGCAGCTTGGAAGTTGCAAAGGCTGGTGGTGTCCATGCTTTGGTTACACTTGCTCGATCATGTAAACTTGAGGGCGTCCTAGAACAG GCGGCAAGGGCTCTAGCCAACTTAGCTGCACATGGAGATAACAACAACAATAATGCAGCTGTAGGTCAGGAAGCAGGGGCTCTTGAGGCATTAGTGCAACTAACATGTTCTCAAAACGAGGGTGTAAG GCAAGAGGCTGCTGGTGCTTTGTGGAACCTATCATTTGATGACAGGAATCGTGAAGCTATTGCTGCTGCGGGGGGTGTTGAAGCATTG GTTTCACTTGCACAACAATGTCTGAATGCTTCGGAAGGCCTTCAGGAGAGAGCTGCTGGCGCATTATGGGGACTATCTGTCTCAGAATCGAACAG CATCGCAATTGGACAGGAGGGTGGCGTTGCACCATTGCTCACAATGGCACAGTCAGAGGTTGAA GATGTTCATGAGACAGCTGCAGGGGCATTGTGGAATCTTGCTTTCTATTCCAGCAATGCTCACCGTATAGTTGAAGAAGGTGGGGTGCCTATACTTGTGCACCTTTGCTCATCATCAGGGTCAAAGATGGCTCGGTTCATGTCTGCGCTAGCCCTTGCCTATATGTTTGATGGAAG AATGGATGAGGCCGCCATTGTTGGGACATCATCTGAGGGCAGTTCCAAAGGTGTTAACGTCGAGGGAGCTAGAAGAATGGCTTTGAAGCATATAGAGATCTTTGTGTTGACGTTTTCAGATCCACAGGTGTTCTCTATGGCTGCAGCTTCCTCAGCACCAGCAGCGCTATCTCAGGTTGCCGAAGCAGTGTTCATACAAGAAGCTGGACACCTGAGATGCAG TGGTGCTGAGATAGGTAGATTTATTGCCATGCTTCGGAATCCTACGCCAGTTCTTCGTGCGTGTGCTGCATTTGCCCTTCTTCAG TTCTCAATCCCGGGAGGTCGACATGCAACACACCATGCGGACCTTCTGCAAAATGTTGGAGCGGCTCGGGTCTTGCGTGCAGCGGCGGCAGCAACATCAGCTTCCATTGAGGCCAAAGTGTTCGCCAGAATTGTCCTTAGGAATCTGGAACACCATCAGGCAGGGACTTCAACCTGA